Proteins encoded within one genomic window of Malassezia restricta chromosome VII, complete sequence:
- a CDS encoding SNARE complex subunit Vam7, whose translation MAGVPIQQIAVPSFEYKEHPTQHVVYAVQITMPDRTWTVYRRYTDFCNLHEQITPPIPPAPLPPKHRLKQTWRMITGLGGLLANTEIQKHEDKLDLEIRRAGLEKYLRAIVASPSPHWRESDAFMTFVDVQEPAWPEPSWNPRMTQRPPQPKIPLRPWRDAAEPARETNTTRPMTDAELLRYQTNTLMHAQDEQANALSAILRRQHDLGIHIHHELNVHHELLEDLHNDVQHTQGRMDAADARMKLMK comes from the coding sequence ATGGCGGGCGTGCCCATTCAGCAAATAGCCGTACCTTCGTTCGAGTACAAAGAGCATCCTACTCAACATGTCGTGTATGCCGTCCAGATAACCATGCCCGATCGTACATGGACCGTGTACCGGCGCTATACTGACTTTTGCAACCTACACGAGCAAATTACACCACCTATACCTCCCGCGCCGCTCCCGCCCAAGCATCGTCTGAAGCAGACTTGGCGTATGATCACAGGACTCGGAGGCTTGCTCGCCAACACGGAGATCCAAAAGCACGAGGACAAACTCGATTTGGAGATACGCCGTGCTGGCCTTGAAAAGTATTTGCGTGCGATTGTGGCATCACCTAGTCCGCACTGGCGTGAAAGTGATGCCTTTATGACATTTGTCGATGTGCAAGAGCCGGCGTGGCCTGAGCCCTCGTGGAATCCACGCATGACACAACGACCTCCACAACCCAAGATACCGCTCCGACCATGGCGCGACGCGGCTGAGCcggcgcgcgagacgaACACGACGAGACCTATGACGGATGCCGAACTGCTTCGGTATCAGACAAATACTCTCATGCATGCCCAAGACGAGCAAGCGAATGCTCTTTCTGCTATCCTACGTCGACAGCACGATTTGGGCATCCACATCCACCATGAACTGAACGTACATCACGAGCTACTGGAAGACCTGCACAACGACGTACAACATACGCAAGGGCGTATGGATGCGGCTGATGCTCGCATGAAACTAATGAAATAA
- a CDS encoding general repressor of transcription, producing MVSVGSLGTVAAGSAPTSARASSSQSMAHAQPMAASPPPASVHPLSSAASMPPPPSQALWSTRLVDLLNLVRHEFDVIGNDAMHFKSQRVELEHRISQQINEVALMQEHVYELEKRHFEMVEQYEDEIKRLHALLEDRAVSSVGAREAPPHSTTRAGAPVDSRSAYVMPPASQAYDREERERMLPAMSSVSGDAAWHPAKRTKTANGAPLVPSDAPRLRPDDREPKHLAPSPTSSRERNEEEEASPPESMQEQLQSTPPESTLSASRKVPRAESGSAPQEGAASAQSAKDGGEAEPSAPPAKKEDWSVMHNPSTKPMLDVGLVHTFTHNSVVCCVRFSPDGKYLATGCNRSAQIFTTDSGEKVCELQDPAVSGPGDLYIRSVCFSPDGKLLATGAEDRQIRIWDIAEQKITMLLTGHKQEIYSLEFSQDGQILASGSGDKTVRIWEVASGKELHVLHTSPGQNYGPGVTTVTLSPDGGLVAAGALDTFVRLWDTKTGKLRCRLKGHRDSIYSVCFMRDGQSLVSGSLDKTLKLWDLAPILQSADSPDDEVTNASLCKATFTGHKDYVLSVSCSPDSRWIASGSKDRCVQFWDAERCQTQLVLQGHKNSVIAIHLSPAKRLLATGSGDFNARIWTYEDK from the exons ATGGTGTCCGTGGGCTCGTTGGGCACAGTAGCTGCCGGCAGTGCCCCGACGTCTGCACGTGCAAGTTCCTCTCAGTCCATggcacacgcacagccGATGGCAGCCTcaccgccgccggcgtcaGTGCATCCCCTCAGCTCTGCCGCCAGTATGCCACCTCCGCCGTCTCAGGCGCTGTGGTCTACGCGCCTCGTGGACCTTTTAAATCTTGTGCGGCATGAGTTTGATGTCATTGGAAATGATGCCATGCATTTCAAGTCCCAGCGTGTGGAACTGGAACACCGCATCTCACAGCAAATCAACGAGGTGGCTCTCATGCAGGAACATGTGTACGAGCTGGAAAAGCGCCATTTTGAGATGGTCGAGCAGTACGAGGATGAGATTAAACGCttgcatgcgctcctgGAAGATCGCGCTGTGTCATCGGTAGGCGCGCGCGAAGCACCGCCACATTCCACAACACGCGCAGGGGCACCCGTGGACTCACGATCTGCCTATGTGATGCCACCCGCCAGCCAAGCGTATGATCGTGAGGAACGTGAGCGCATGTTGCCTGCCATGTCTTCCGTCTCCGGTGATGCTGCTTGGCATCCGGCTAAGCGCACCAAGACTGCCAatggtgcgccgctcgtACCTTCAGATGCACCTCGTCTGCGTCCCGATGACCGCGAGCCAAAGCATCTCGCACCGAGTCCTACGTCCTCGCGTGAGCGCAATgaagaggaggaggcgAGTCCCCCCGAGTCCATGCAAGAGCAGCTCCAGAGCACGCCACCTGAATCGACGTTGAGCGCCTCCCGCAAGGTGCCACGTGCTGAATCGGGCAGCGCACCCCAGGAAGGGGCGGCATCGGCCCAGTCGGCCAAGGATGGTGGCGAAGCGGAGCCAAGCGCACCGCCTGCCAAGAAAGAAGATTGGAGTGTCATGCACAACCCGAGCACCAAGCCTATGTTGGACGTGGGCCTTGTGCACACTTTTACGCATAACAGTGTGGTCTGTTGTGTCCGGTTCTCGCCAGACGGCAAGTATCTGGCCACAGGTTGCAATCGCAGTGCGCAGATTTTCACCACGGACTCGGGCGAAAAAGTATGTGAGCTACAGGATCCAGCCGTGTCGGGCCCAGGTGACTTGTACATTCGCAGTGTGTGTTTCAGTCCGGACGGCAAGTTGCTTGCCACAGGTGCCGAGGATCGGCAAATCCGCATTTGGGACATTGCCGAGCAGAAGATCACGATGCTGTTGACCGGCCACAAGCAGGAGATCTACTCCCTTGAGTTTTCACAGGACGGACAGATTCTTGCGAGTGGTTCAGGCGATAAGACGGTGCGTATATGGGAAGTCGCCTCAGGCAAAGAGTTGCATGTGCTGCATACAAGTCCTGGCCAAAACTATGGTCCGGGCGTGACGACCGTGACGTTGAGTCCCGACGGCGGTCTGGTGGCGGCAGGTGCGCTGGACACGTTTGTGCGTCTCTGGGATACCAAAACAGGCAAGCTACGGTGTCGTCTCAAGGGTCACCGCGACAGCATTTACAGCGTATGCTTCATGCGCGATGGTCAGTCGCTTGTGAGCGGTAGTCTGGACAAGACTCTCAAGCTGTGGGACCTGGCGCCCATCCTCCAATCGGCCGACTCGCCCGACGACGAGGTCACCAACGCCTCGCTGTGCAAGGCGACGTTCACTGGGCATAAG GACTATGTACTTTCCGTCTCGTGTTCACCAGACAGTCGCTGGATCGCGTCTGGATCCAAGGACCGTTGCGTGCAGTTTTGGGATGCAGAGCGGTGCcagacgcagctcgtgctccAGGGCCACAAGAATTCCGTGATTGCGATTCATCTCAGTCCTGCCAAACGCCTGCTGGCGACGGGAAGTGGCGACTTTAATGCCCGAATCTGGACGTATGAAGATAAGTAG
- a CDS encoding serine/arginine repetitive matrix protein 1, producing the protein MPARGVSLEQDSRFSDKDASLIKTTKFPAVFSERVDMSKVNVSVMRPWIATRVEQMMGFEDDILAELIMSLLESDSHPDPRRMQITLTGFLEKRAAPFMNELWRLLLSAQASVGGVPRAFVEQKKREMQATREENTRAMSEMQRRHGRDHSADDRPKSSRRWDRGRSPIERDAPRGESWRRDRRDQGWATRAHFHRERAADASPEYSPPPPTHYRQRSHSPR; encoded by the coding sequence ATgccggcgcgcggcgtgtcgCTGGAGCAAGACTCGCGCTTCTCTGACAAAGATGCGTCATTGATCAAGACGACCAAGTTTCCCGCTGTCTTCAGCGAGCGGGTCGACATGTCCAAAGTGAACGTGTCTGTGATGCGGCCATGGATCGCGACGCGAGTCGAGCAAATGATGGGCTTTGAGGACGATATCCTGGCTGAGCTCATTATGAGCCTGTTAGAGTCTGACAGCCACCCAGATCCACGCAGGATGCAAATCACACTCACAGGCTTCTTGGAAAAGCGCGCAGCACCATTCATGAACGAACTGTGGCGCCTCCTGCTCAGTGCCCAAGCGTCTGTGGGCGGCGTCCCGCGTGCGTTTGTCGAGCAAAAGAAGCGCGAAATGCAAGCTACGCGCGAGGAAAACACACGGGCCATGTCAGAGATGCAacggcggcacggccggGACCACAGTGCCGACGATCGACCCAAGTCATCACGCCGATGGGACCGCGGACGTTCACCGAtcgagcgcgatgcgcctcgaggcgAGAGCTGGCGTCGCGATCGGCGCGATCAAGGATGGGCTACACGCGCCCACTTTCATCgcgagcgcgctgctgatgcATCACCGGAATACagcccgccgccgcccacgcaCTACCGACAGCGCTCCCACAGTCCTCGCTAG
- a CDS encoding ribose-phosphate pyrophosphokinase, with amino-acid sequence MLNSIKLITGNSHPELGELVSRRLGVPLTECVCRKFADQSIDVRIGSSVRDQDVYVIQSGHSPYIDPNDSLVELLIILSACKTASARRITAVIPSFPYSRQTKKDKGRVPITAKMIANMITVAGAEHVITVDLHASQIQGFFDIPVDNLTCEPSIARWIRHKVEDWRDAIIVSPDAGGAKRATSLADSLSIDFALINCSRHQRNRRAHSSTSDSADLCFAAQHHTSSSEVANGVHSLSESGEWFITDEGGGRLRSGGARKASAGDDSATDDVDSKMELLVGNVTGKTAILVDDMIDTGRTLALASKTLEAAGAKRIFAISTHGLLSGRAVDLIARTQIEKLVVTNTISNTEKAAQSNGKIEVIDMSAVMGETIRRAHHGESISTMFRQDAEIMF; translated from the coding sequence ATGTTGAATTCGATCAAGCTGATTACGGGAAATAGCCACCCTGAGCTGGGTGAGCTTGTGTCGCGCCGGCTGGGTGTGCCGCTGACAGAGTGTGTATGCCGCAAGTTTGCCGACCAGTCGATTGATGTGCGCATTGGCTCGTCCGTGCGTGATCAGGACGTGTACGTCATCCAGTCGGGTCATTCGCCCTACATTGACCCGAACGACTCGCTTGTGGAATTGCTCATCATCCTGTCGGCCTGCAAGACGGCATCGGCTCGTCGGATCACGGCTGTGATTCCATCGTTCCCATACTCACGTCAAACGAAGAAGGACAAAGGCCGTGTCCCCATCACGGCCAAGATGATCGCGAACATGATTACTGTGGCTGGCGCTGAGCATGTGATTACCGTGGATCTGCACGCCAGTCAGATCCAGGGCTTCTTCGACATTCCCGTGGACAACTTGACGTGCGAGCCCAGCATCGCTCGCTGGATCCGACACAAGGTGGAAGACTGGCGCGATGCTATTATTGTGTCGCCAGATGCGGGTGGTGCTAAGCGTGCGACGTCGCTCGCCGACTCGCTCAGCATCGACTTTGCCCTGATCAACTGCAGTCGTCACCAAAGGAATCGCCGAGCCCACTCTTCGACGAGTGACTCGGCGGATTTGTGCTttgcggcgcagcaccatACATCATCGAGTGAAGTTGCCAATGGTGTGCACTCGCTGAGCGAGAGCGGCGAGTGGTTCATCACCGACGAGGGCGGTGGCCGTTTGCGCAGCGGGGGCGCCCGCAAAGCGTCCGCGGGTGACGACTCGGCGACAGACGATGTGGACTCCAAGATGGAGCTGCTTGTCGGTAATGTGACTGGCAAGACGGCCATCCTCGTGGACGACATGATTGATACGGGCCGCACGCTGGCTCTGGCGTCCAAGACGCTGGAGGCGGCGGGCGCCAAGCGCATCTTTGCCATTTCGACGCATGGCCTGCTCTCTGGCCGTGCCGTTGACTTGATTGCACGGACTCAGATCGAGAAGCTCGTGGTCACGAATACGATTAGCAACACGGAAAAGGCGGCGCAGAGCAATGGCAAGATCGAAGTCATCGACATGTCGGCCGTCATGGGCGAGACGAttcgtcgtgcgcaccacGGCGAGAGCATTTCGACCATGTTCCGTCAAGATGCTGAAATTATGTTTTAA
- a CDS encoding ATP-dependent RNA helicase DDX55/SPB4 has protein sequence MSTEASPAPMAAGAWSQIRPALSTWVLGVLASMKFEQMTPVQASAIPLFLSHKDVVAEAVTGSGKTLAFVIPILEILQRREEKLKKHELGAVIVCPTRELAQQTAGVVQQFLDAKPASSPLHGMQLCVGGTGISPADDFHAFREHGPDLLIGTPGRMEELLRRPGVKTSELEVLVMDEADRLLDLGFTPVIRALISHLPKQRRTGLFSATMTEALSELVRVGLRNPVRVVVKVEYKQRGKSQDIRMPATLANFYHISRPEHKLAQLLRILQREAHGQQGTSKSIVYFATCAQVNYLFSLLARFARQKPEALHGLRFFSLHGKQTPKRRTATFAAFAHANRQQGESDEAGVADARMNVLLCTDVAARGLDLPDVDVVVQYDPPSDPKVFHHRCGRTARAGRSGRAIVMLHAGREEGYVEFLQIKQVLLGSYPYIESDGHAGTEPEHDARAHELFAALRATVREDRALYELGLRAFVSWAKAYSKHEVAFIFRLTDLPLDGMACQFVLLHLPRMPELRTWQRQGTLFTDDVPDLPTFAYADKQREKQRQASLARRAAEPAAPPRATPRAKSEAWSEQKRRKATRQVRREKKQRKRQWLANQAASQPEPDEEGEDDDDDDFDAEERAAKKLKKGTLSQEAFDHAFFDSL, from the coding sequence ATGTCGACCGAAGCGTCTCCTGCGCCCATGGCGGCGGGAGCCTGGTCCCAGATTCGCCCTGCCTTGTCGACATGGGTTCTTGGCGTGCTTGCCTCCATGAAGTTTGAACAGATGACACCCGTGCAGGCCTCGGCCATCCCTCTGTTTCTCTCTCACAAGGACGTGGTGGCGGAAGCTGTGACGGGCTCGGGGAAGACACTGGCTTTTGTGATCCCCATCCTAGAAATCTTGCAGCGACGTGAAGAAAAGTTGAAGAAGCACGAGCTGGGCGCTGTCATTGTGTGCCCCACGCGCGAATTGGCGCAGCAGACAGCGGGTGTGGTGCAGCAGTTCTTGGATGCCAAGCCAGCCTCGTCTCCCCTGCACGGCATGCAGCTGTGTGTCGGTGGCACCGGCATTTCGCCGGCTGACGACTTTCATGCATTCCGTGAGCACGGCCCAGATCTTCTCATCGGTACCCCGGGACGGATGGAAGAACTACTCAGGCGCCCGGGTGTCAAGACGTCGGAGCTCGAGGTGCTtgtcatggacgaggcggacCGTTTGCTGGACTTGGGATTCACGCCTGTCATCCGTGCGCTCATCAGCCATCTTCCgaagcagcgccgcaccgGCCTGTTTAGCGCGACCATGACAGAAGCGCTCTCTGAGCTGGTTCGCGTAGGCTTGCGGAATCCGGTGCGTGTCGTCGTTAAGGTCGAGTacaagcagcgcggcaAGTCCCAGGATATTCGCATGCCGGCTACGCTCGCCAACTTTTATCATATATCTCGACCCGAGCACAAACTTGCACAACTCCTACGCATTttgcagcgcgaggcacatGGCCAGCAAGGAACGAGCAAATCGATCGTGTACTTTGCGACCTGTGCGCAGGTCAACTATTTGTTTTCGCTACTAGCGCGGTTTGCTCGCCAAAAGCCTGAGGCATTACATGGCCTACGCTTCTTTTCGCTGCACGGCAAGCAAAcgccgaagcggcgcacggctACGTTCGCGGCATTTGCGCATGCGAATCGCCAGCAAGGAGAGAGTGACGAGGCTGGCGTAGCGGACGCTCGCATGAATGTGCTGCTGTGTACGGATGTGGCTGCTCGCGGCTTGGATCTCCCGGACGTGGACGTCGTGGTGCAGTACGATCCGCCTAGTGACCCCAAGGTGTTCCACCACCGTTGTGGGCGAACTGCGCGCGCAGGCCGCTCAGGACGCGCGATTGTGATGCTGCATGCGGGACGCGAGGAAGGATACGTCGAGTTTTTGCAGATCAAGCAAGTGCTGCTTGGCTCGTACCCGTACATCGAGTCGGATGGCCACGCGGGCACCGAGCctgagcacgatgcgcgcgcgcacgagctgTTTGCGGCACTTCGGGCTACTGTGCGCGAGGACCGAGCATTGTATGAGCTCGGGCTCCGAGCTTTTGTGAGCTGGGCCAAGGCGTATTCTAAGCACGAAGTCGCCTTTATTTTCCGGCTGACCGACTTGCCCCTCGACGGTATGGCGTGCCAATTTGTGCTTTTGCATCTACCACGCATGCCTGAGCTGCGGACGTGGCAGAGACAAGGCACGCTCTTTACCGACGACGTACCGGATCTGCCGACGTTTGCGTATGCTGACAAGCAGCGCGAaaagcagcggcaggcgtCCCTGGCTCGACGGGCGGCAGAGCCTGCTGCCCCGCCACGGGCTACGCCGCGCGCCAAATCCGAAGCGTGGAGCGAGCAAAAGCGCCGCAAGGCAACACGCCAGGTGCGGCGCGAAAAGAAGCAGCGAAAGCGGCAGTGGCTGGCGAATCAGGCGGCATCGCAGCCCGAGCCTGACGAGGAGGGagaggacgacgacgacgacgactttGACGCTGAAGAGCGTGCGGCGAAAAAGCTCAAAAAGGGCACACTGTCACAAGAGGCTTTTGATCATGCGTTTTTCGATAGCTTATGA
- a CDS encoding GRAM domain protein: MTPSFMSKRSDSTKRSHHASKFKMNRHALANEAFGYKEMIAPYLPSKSTLESSLHLARSHSLNKHSGDESMSSSASAPLPRPVSVAGFENVSPRNSRVAETPSVSVGTVTPDLHRHPTFNIDSKNDAQQAAAQVPKYDGTEPVFISPRQGPTSEPHGARPPSPSTDMLHCKSNPATGAYRDLSKGSVVETDQEGNMAEPTIHPGIASPQLSHSSGFHQPLPNLEMPGLNAAAGFLPHEGRSQKLPQFTSPVSTFDPDASAQWNHDMSGQVTGFAVASSKRNADFHALFPTLPEDDYLIETYTCAVNRDLLIQGRMYVSEAHLAFHSNIFGWVTSIVVPFAEIVSIEKRNTAYLIPNAISVRTLHARYLFSSLVSRDLTYSMLVCIWRMSTPSEAAQQVAKALSDESDEEAASENEEHDSEQAKNAASGDAAGSDDDIDASVSTSDKLPNVGSKIMTKREKLRRHLSKARKKIRNSNTIGAGVSGGADDSDSEESDSSMSDSAPNENEEHAETTCDCEKKHAHLDHVVLDDVFNATPQQVFDLMFVDDFMKRFLEDNQMLQDVQIGEWRSGEDASPEATATRSVTYVKPLNGPIGPKQTKCLITDEQLHIDFDDFCTAVTTTRTPEVPSGNNFAVRTRLCFTWAERGRTRLYVTCTVDWTGRSMIKSVIDKASVDGQKDYFHAFADSVRQYIIDHPKVYGKRRASASKAHKVEKIVNENTNPRDRADSIGSQLQNAMPSTSVVVLTTLIIVLLISHVWVYLRGAPGAMRDPHNPHRLISTARPKQLTMRQAKVILQDEVQQLLDTLANSRRVTEEIELELRELQEYIHEQTKLEETSKRKNGGNHV, from the coding sequence ATGACACCGTCATTTATGTCAAAGCGGAGTGACTCTACAAAGAGGTCTCACCATGCTTCCAAGTTCAAGATGAACCGGCATGCCTTGGCGAATGAGGCATTCGGGTACAAGGAAATGATCGCACCGTATTTGCCCTCCAAATCCACTCTCGAGTCAAGCCTGCATCTAGCTCGGTCACACAGCCTGAACAAGCACAGTGGTGATGAGAGTATGTCGTCGTCTGCGAGCGCCCCATTACCGCGGCCTGTGTCAGTGGCTGGATTCGAGAATGTGAGTCCACGCAACTCACGCGTTGCGGAGACCCCGAGCGTTTCCGTGGGTACCGTGACACCAGACTTGCATCGGCACCCCACTTTCAACATTGATTCAAAGAATGACGCTCAACAGGCTGCGGCGCAAGTCCCCAAATACGACGGAACAGAGCCTGTCTTTATTTCGCCTAGGCAGGGACCCACGAGTGAACCACACGGTGCCAGGCCACCATCGCCCTCGACCGACATGCTGCACTGCAAGAGTAACCCAGCTACGGGTGCCTACCGTGACCTGTCTAAAGGGAGCGTCGTCGAGACGGACCAGGAAGGCAATATGGCTGAACCGACCATCCACCCGGGCATAGCCTCACCTCAGCTCTCGCATTCAAGTGGGTTTCATCAACCGCTCCCGAATCTTGAAATGCCCGGTCTCAATGCCGCTGCGGGATTCCTTCCGCACGAGGGACGATCTCAAAAATTGCCGCAATTCACGTCCCCTGTGTCGACGTTTGATCCTGACGCATCTGCCCAGTGGAACCATGACATGAGCGGCCAAGTCACGGGCTTTGCTGTCGCGAGCTCGAAGCGCAATGCTGACTTTCACGCATTGTTTCCTACTTTGCCCGAGGATGACTACTTGATCGAGACATACACGTGTGCCGTGAACCGCGACTTGCTCATCCAGGGACGCATGTATGTGTCCGAGGCGCACTTGGCTTTCCATTCGAATATTTTTGGGTGGGTCACCTCGATCGTTGTGCCCTTTGCTGAGATTGTCTCCATCGAAAAGCGAAACACGGCCTATCTGATTCCTAATGCTATTAGTGTGCGTACATTACACGCCCGCTATCTATTTAGCTCCTTGGTCTCGCGTGACCTCACCTACAGTATGCTGGTCTGCATTTGGCGCATGTCTACCCCAAGCGAGGCTGCGCAGCAGGTCGCCAAGGCCCTGTCAGACGAATCAGATGAAGAGGCCGCGAGCGAGAACGAGGAGCATGACAGCGAGCAAGCCAAGAATGCAGCTAGCGGCGATGCTGCCGGGAGCGACGACGATATCGACGCCTCCGTCTCCACGTCGGACAAACTCCCCAATGTGGGCTCCAAAATTATGACTAAACGGGAAAAACTCCGGCGACACTTGTCCAAGGCGCGCAAGAAAATCCGGAATTCGAACACCATCGGTGCGGGCGTGTCGGGTGGTGCGGACGACTCGGACTCCGAAGAATCGGACAGCAGCATGAGTGATTCTGCGCCTAATGAAAATGAAGAACATGCTGAGACAACGTGTGACTGCGAAAAGAAGCATGCACACCTCGATCATGTCGTGTTGGATGATGTGTTCAATGCCACGCCACAACAGGTATTCGACCTCATGTTTGTGGATGATTTTATGAAAAGATTTTTGGAAGATAACCAGATGCTGCAAGACGTGCAAATAGGAGAATGGCGCAGTGGCGAAGATGCATCACCTGAGGCCACCGCGACTCGCAGCGTCACCTACGTCAAGCCTCTCAATGGACCGATCGGGCCCAAGCAGACCAAGTGCCTGATCACGGATGAACAGCTCCACATTGACTTTGACGACTTTTGCACGGctgtgacgacgacacggACACCTGAGGTGCCGAGTGGAAACAACTTtgccgtgcgcacgcggcTCTGTTTTACGTGGGCCGAACGCGGGCGCACTCGGCTCTACGTAACGTGCACAGTCGACTGGACGGGTCGGAGCATGATCAAGAGTGTCATTGATAAGGCGTCGGTGGACGGGCAAAAGGACTATTTCCATGCATTTGCGGATTCCGTGCGGCAGTACATTATCGACCACCCTAAGGTATACGGTAAGCGCAGAGCATCAGCGTCCAAAGCGCACAAGGTGGAAAAGATTGTGAACGAAAATACCAACCCGCGCGACCGAGCGGACTCGATTGGTTCGCAGCTCCAAAATGCTATGCCGAGTACATCCGTGGTGGTCCTCACCACGTTGATCATCGTGCTGCTTATCTCTCACGTGTGGGTATATCTCCGGGGTGCTCctggcgcgatgcgcgaccCCCACAACCCGCATCGGCTTATTTCGACAGCTAGGCCGAAGCAGTTGACTATGCGTCAGGCCAAAGTCATACTGCAAGAcgaggtgcagcagcttctTGACACGTTGGCGAATTCACGGCGTGTGACGGAGGAAATCGAGCTTGAGTTGAGGGAGCTTCAGGAATACATTCACGAGCAGACGAAGCTCGAAGAAACATCGAAAAGGAAAAACGGGGGCAATCATGTATAG
- a CDS encoding AN1-like zinc finger protein, translated as MSLLDGEHCALPTCGTLSFLPIACPECRAQFCERHAQPEQHACAQPTRIPTPSDTMRKRCEMLGCPRWSLQVEGAALTHRAPRCERCHGLFCMHHRSAIAHKCTAAPPPTAYQQRQASAAARRAKAQAVLSQHFPLYHRN; from the coding sequence ATGTCCCTCCTGGACGGCGAGCACTGTGCTCTGCCCACATGCGGCACGCTCTCCTTCCTGCCCATCGCATGCCCGGAATGCAGAGCACAATTCTGTGAAAGGCATGCACAGCCAGAGCAgcatgcatgcgcacagCCAACACGCATTCCCACTCCGTCTGATACCATGCGCAAGCGATGCGAAATGCTCGGCTGCCCACGCTGGTCCTTGCAGGTCGAGGGAGCAGCTCTCACACACCGTGCACCACGTTGTGAACGGTGCCACGGCCTTTTCTGCATGCATCATCGCTCTGCTATCGCCCACAAATGTACAGCAGCTCCGCCTCCCACAGCTTaccagcagcggcaggcatcggcagcggccCGCAGAGCCAAAGCCCAAGCTGTACTATCCCAACATTTCCCATTATACCACCGTAACTAA
- a CDS encoding component of the endoplasmic reticulum- associated degradation (ERAD) pathway, with protein sequence MRWMAVGVMALLCSGAACAQFFQHLFHQDGFGSFFEQDEEPEAHNVGDATWYQDRVQHAECSAYLCSDTLACVETPNACPCPYREQQRCAVGDTHVCIQGQDCGRISSMYQLQ encoded by the coding sequence atgcgctggatggCGGTGGGGGTGATGGCCCTGCTGTGCAGCGGGGCCGCGTGTGCCCAATTCTTCCAGCACCTATTCCATCAGGATGGGTTTGGCAGTTTCTTTGAACAGGACGAAGAACCTGAGGCGCACAATGTGGGAGATGCGACATGGTATCAGGATCGTGTGCAACATGCTGAGTGCAGCGCCTATTTGTGCAGCGATACACTCGCGTGCGTAGAGACGCCCAATGCATGCCCGTGTCCGTATAGGGAGCAGCAACGGTGTGCTGTGGGAGACACGCACGTGTGCATTCAGGGCCAGGACTGTGGCCGCATTTCATCGATGTATCAATTACAGTAA